The sequence gtcttatggaagattttggaaaggaagagagtaaggataacatatattcgtgcaattaaggACATGTATGATGGAGTTaaaactagtgtgaagactcatcaaggtggtgtgacagtgaaattttctattggtataagATTACACTAGGGATCATTCTTAAGTCTATActttttcacattagtcttagaAGTACTTACAGAGCATATCCAAGAGCTTGtgtcatggtgcatgctttttgccgatgatatcgtccttatgggagagttaagggaagacctaaataagaagttggatttatggagagaagctctagaagtgtatgatctgcgcataagccgtagcaagacggaacaTATGGAATGTAAATTCGGCCGCCGAAGGAAAAACCCTAATACAGAGGTAAAAATTGGaaaaaacatcctacgaaaagttaaaaattttaagtatcttgggtacATCGTGCCGAATAATGAAAAGATGgaacatgatgtaaatcataggaacCAAGCAagttggtcaaaatggcagagtgcatctggttttatatgtgacaaaaatatacttttaaaacttaaaggtaaattctatcgcactgttATCAGACGACTATACTTTATGGTATAGAGTTTTAGGCGGCCAAagaggagcacgaacataagttaagtgtggcagagatgaagatgttgagatgaatgagtggtcatacgcaatTGGATAGAGCACCCAGTTAGgaaggtggatgagatggaagatgaacAAAGGGTGAAAGGCAGAGAAAGACCTAAgaagacttttttttttgttgcccaCGGTATCTCCAACCTGACAAAAGTCAAGGACTAATTCGTCGCAGATCTAagttccatttaagggtctgtcgCTGGCTAATAAGTTGTTACatacacaaggcgggattcgaatctccgacacttacttaagcggacgagtgagctgaccactcgaccaacctaaTTGATTAGTGGGACAAgactttattattgttgttgtatcTTAGTAATTAAATtcctaataaattttttatttcagaGTTTTCAATTAGAATATAATTAAAGAGTAAATAACTAAagcaataaataaaaaaatgttagaaaaagaccagcataatttattatttttgtttaataattagttaataatatttaaaagaataagttaaaaatatattattaaattattaaactaaaacaaattaaactaataactaaaTTAGCGTGTTTTTAAAATATACGTTAACTAAATTATAATTGATATACAATCTATTATTGCTATTTTACTTTATGGGGTCCCATTCCTATTCCCAATTTCCCATTTTTAATCCATGAGCCATGCGTGGTACCCTTTTCTGCATAGATTCCAACACATAATGTTAACAGCACtccacatatatatacatatcaatCATGTCTCTCTTGGTCCCTCCATCTCCTCTCTCTCTCACTACTTAGTACAGTTCCTCCTTATTCCTTCTTCTCTTAGAATTATTTGAGTATATGATGAACATAATAAAGGCAATGAGCAAGTTGATACAAACTCCTTTTATTACGCTTTGTCTTTTTTTTGTGTGTCTGTCACAATGTTCCATTGCATATTCATTAAGTTCTACTAATTCAAAATCATTGCATCATTGCAATTTCCCGGCGATATTCAACTTCGGCGACTCAAACTCCGACACCGGAGGCCTTTCAGCTGCATTTGGACAAGCTGGGCCTCCCAGTGGCATGACCTACTTCCATCACCCGGCCGGTCGCTATTCCGACGGCCGGCTCATCGTGGATTTCATAGGTAATCACTCTATCTTCTAACCATTTTATGAGTCCATGGACTTAATAAAGGAAAATAGTACAACtatcatttttaaatttattttttaaatgcaTGTAGTTTTTTGTATTCCTTGACTATTTGCATTATCTATTGTATATTCACTTTATATATGATCTTTTTATACATATATTCACCATGATTAGATACTATCTAGTATATACAACTAGAACTCATCTAATATATTTGTTGAGTTTTTGGGAGGATGTAAAGAGTTGCAGATCTTACTAAAtaatgttgtatttttttttttaaaatataattttgggGTCAAGAAGATTGAAAGGACATGGACTAAACTAGACCCATATGCTTAGACAAGCTAAGCTACTTTTTTCcggatttttttatatttttaatgtgCTTTTAACGATCATTGATTTTTTCTAAATTAAGTTTTGATTCATGATCAATGGATGAGTGATTTGTGAACGATTAATTgcgttatcttttttatttcttcacCCCTCAAATTAGaggatttttcttttatatttgtatTGTATACAAGGTAATTTTAGGGCTAATAATAACATCTTTAATACATGgatgattttaatttttaaatgacCACCGACAGAGTCAGTTGTCGCTGTCGACATTTTTTGTAAGAAACATATTTGTTGGGGGTAGGCTTTGGGATACGCATCCTCACTCCCAATTCACTATGATGGACGACATCACGAGATTATATTATACTTACAATAATCGTTTCTTTTGTGTAATGTTTGatgattattaaaaaaaaaatcttattttgaATACACATTAAAAAAAGTTCTTAATTTATAGTGATGAGTTTTGAATACTAGGaaattaattagaaattttaaaaaattataaaaattaacagTATAATTTAATCTTTGGAAAATTCATCTATGACAATCTACCAACTgatcaattaattattttattggatTTTTTTCTTCATCCAGGTTGGAATATATAAGACAACGACCTTTAGCTTATGgatattttttttacaattatattatgatatacataaaaaattaattatcaaattagttataatataaaataaatattaaaatataaataaaaagtaaattaaatattatatgtattatacaaaaatatataataattgatttagtaataaatttttaatgtacacatgtatttttgttttttaaagttAGCTTTGTGTTCACTTAGCTTAATGAAGGAGTCTTGAAGAAAAGCTATTCttatttcaataataataaaaaaaaagttattgatATTGTTATGGATTTGTTTGAATTAAAAGCAAAGAAGGTAGGGGTGGAGTATTTGAGTGCATACCTAGATTCAGTTGGGTCAAATTTCAGCCGTGGAGCAAACTTTGCAACAGCAGGATCCACAATTAGACCTCAGAACACAACTCTTCGTCAGGCTGGTGGTTTCAGCCCTTTCTCCTTGGATGTTCAGTTCACTCAGTTCAATGATTTTCATCGCAGGTCACAACTCTTTCGCAATAAAGGTAATGCCATTCCCAATTCAGTTTAGGTTAAATTATCtactaatatttataattttatcgaatttctatttaactttttaaacttaaatgtctttttatttttagaatattctattaactcaaattttttttgtatgatatggatctaattataaaatttaaaatagtaccgaaatttaattaaaaatttttaaattattgaaatttaatataaaattgaGAAAACGGTAGAGACtaataaaataattgaataatgtTACATATTCAAACTTTTTTATGAATAAAGTGTAACCaagttaaataataagatttGAAATAATATTGGTCataactaatttttgttatgTCTTGATCAGATTTAGTTAACAAAAAATTTAGATGTGTAGTATTATTCAACATaatttaactttattttaatttaaaaataataataaactaaGTGTGTTTACTGTTTTGCCCCTAGCTAGGCGGAGTATACGAAACAATGTTACCAAGAGCAGAGTATTTTTCTCGGGCACTATACACATTTGATATTGGTCAGAATGACTTGGCTGCTGGTTACTTCCACAACATGACCATTGATCAAGTTAGAGCATATGTTCCTGATGTCTTGGCTCAATTCAAGACCATTGTCAAGGTGATTATTGGAATAATAACTACTCTCTCTGTTCAAAGTTCAAACTAAAATGTTTCTTTGGTAAGGATAAAAATGCAATTTATCCATGTAAACTTCGTTGTTTATGTTGTTTTTNNNNNNNNNNNNNNNNNNNNNNNNNNNNNNNNNNNNNNNNNNNNNNNNATAAAACGAttcaaataatttcaaaaatatgacaaaacataattaaatattaaatatataattttattattgtcaaattaaaaagaattttataagTTGGATTTTAATACAGTTTTttacaaagaaaataagaaaaatacctTTTTGTCTTTAGATTTTAATACAGTATTTTACAAACACATTATATGTTCAAAATTATTTTCACATGATGTATTTTAACTCCACAATTATTCCTTAATAAAagaatatttttgaaagaaaaattaagatAAAGTGTATATTCTTTTTACATCATTTAATAACATCAAGTAGcacatgtttttaaaatttaagaaaTAAATTTCACACAAGTCAAACTTAACATCAATTGTATCTTTAACTATATTATATGTACACAAAAAATCACTCATCAAATTAGCCATCTATATagcatatatattaaaatataaaatacacattaaaattgaggtaaaaaatacatatatttatatacacaaATACATAGTAGCTAATTTGATGATTGATTTTAATGTGTACATATCATTTTTGTTTTACCCTATCAATTTTAATGTATTTAGACGTAAATTTATTCGTTGATATTTTGAATGTATCAATTTGTCTAGaagttatatttatttaaaaaacgaGGTAGAAATATGGTTAGCAAATTAAATGAagtacatagcatgcatgatgaatGATTTGTTTGCAATGTTGATAGTATGTATATGCTCaaggaggaagatcattctggatTCACAACACAGGTCCCGTTGGTTGTTTGCCATACATTATGGATCTTCCTCATGCAAGAGATGCTCCATTGGACAAAGCAGGTTGCAAAATCCCTTACAATGAAGTGGCTAAGTTCTTCAACCGTGGCTTAAAAGAAACTGTGTTTCAACTCAGAAAAGAACTTCACTCTGCTGCCATAACCTATGTTGATGTTTACTCAGTCAAATACCACCTCATTAGTCAAGCAACCAAACATGGTATAAAAGCTCTTCGTCTCGGTTCTTGTTAATTTGGTTTTTGagaatttattatttgatatcTACTCCTACAAATTGTGTATATTAttgttagaaatataattattcatgtgTCTTTTTTTATCAGTTTAATCTTTTAGAAGAAGAAATTTTATGGTATTAGAGTTTTTATGACTTAAAGGTCTGGAATTTAATTCTTATTGACTCCAAAAGAAATAATTTagtataaaacaaataaaaagagaaagaagacctCTGTAAAATTCATGTAAATCCAAAAGAGACTATTGTATAAAGAGACATGTTGAAGATATAATCATTTATATGCATCTTTCTACGGGTTTAAGTTTTTgagagaattaattttatgataatTACAAGATAAATCTtaggataataaaaaaa is a genomic window of Arachis ipaensis cultivar K30076 chromosome B06, Araip1.1, whole genome shotgun sequence containing:
- the LOC107604768 gene encoding GDSL esterase/lipase At3g26430 produces the protein MMNIIKAMSKLIQTPFITLCLFFVCLSQCSIAYSLSSTNSKSLHHCNFPAIFNFGDSNSDTGGLSAAFGQAGPPSGMTYFHHPAGRYSDGRLIVDFIAKKVGVEYLSAYLDSVGSNFSRGANFATAGSTIRPQNTTLRQAGGFSPFSLDVQFTQFNDFHRRSQLFRNKGGVYETMLPRAEYFSRALYTFDIGQNDLAAGYFHNMTIDQVRAYVPDVLAQFKTIVKYVYAQGGRSFWIHNTGPVGCLPYIMDLPHARDAPLDKAGCKIPYNEVAKFFNRGLKETVFQLRKELHSAAITYVDVYSVKYHLISQATKHGFEEPLRACCGHGGKYNYNLHVGCGGKVKIKGKEVMIAKPCKNPAVRISWDGVHYTEAANKWIFDKIVDGSFSDPPIPLNMACHKNL